From Dasypus novemcinctus isolate mDasNov1 chromosome 8, mDasNov1.1.hap2, whole genome shotgun sequence, the proteins below share one genomic window:
- the LOC101442121 gene encoding zinc finger protein 596-like, whose amino-acid sequence MQLLESVSLKDVAVDFPEEEWVLLDTSQRKLFRDVMLEIISHLVSVGYPVFKSDMLSQLDQGEELWREGISIISGREIDSKKQEMIPMQYICRRDTSTIIPLRSHIIPKESFKCSDFQEDITHRSSVTQHVLAHIGKKDCFSKVFGKTLSDHSSFTQHKQVHTRCISYEYHLNGTAFIQHSVFTHCSALKRHEKSHNGEKPYKCHLCGKAFCRSFLLKQHDRIHTGEKPYQCLLCGKSYTHCSALRQHERTHSGEKPYECHLCGKAFSACCHLKKHERIHTGEKPYECNRCGKAFTHCSALRRHERIHTGEKPHQCHLCEKAFTHCSALRQHERTHTGEKPYECHLCGKAFSSCSHLREHERTHTGEKPYECQICGKAFTHCSSLRRHERIHNEEKPYECHLCGKAYTHFSGLRRHEKIHTGEKPYACHQCGKAFTHYSTLVQHERTHTGEKPYECNLCGKAFTRGSGLIRHERTHNGEKI is encoded by the exons GAGTCAGTGTCCTTAAAAGATGTAGCTGTAGACTTCCCAGAGGAAGAGTGGGTTCTCCTGGACACATCTCAGAGAAAGCTGTTCagagatgtgatgctggagaTTATCAGTCATCTAGTCTCAGTGG GATATCCAGTCTTCAAATCTGATATGCTTTCCCAATTGGATCAAGGAGAGGAATTGTGGAGAGAAGGAA TTTCTATTATTTCAGGCAGGGAAATTGACTCTAAAAAGCAAGAAATGATACCCATGCAATATATCTGTAGAAGAGACACATCTACTATCATACCATTG AGATCTCACATCATTCCAAAGGAATCTTTTAAATGTAGTGATTTCCAAGAAGATATCACTCACAGATCCTCAGTAACTCAACATGTATTAGCTCACATTGGAAAGAAAGACTGTTTCAGCAAAGTCTTTGGAAAAACCCTCAGTGACCATTCATCTTTTACTCAACACAAGCAAGTTCATACTAGATGTATATCATATGAGTATCATCTAAATGGCACAGCCTTTATTCAACATTCTG TCTTCACTCATTGTTCTGCCCTTAAACGACATGAGAAAAGTCACAATGGGGAGAAACCATATAAatgccatctttgtgggaaagctttcTGTAGATCTTTTCTCCTTAAACAGCATGacagaattcacactggagagaaaccttatcaATGTCTTCTATGTGGGAAATCCTACACTCATTGTTCTGcccttagacaacatgagagaactcacagtggagaaaaaccatatgaatgtcatctctgtgggaaagcctttagtgCATGTTGCCATCTTAAGaaacatgagagaattcacactggagagaaaccatatgaatgtaatagatgtggaaaagccttcactcATTGTTCTGCCCTTAGACgacatgagagaattcacactggagagaaaccacatcaatgtcatctatgtgaaAAAGCTTTCACTCATTGTTCTGCCCTTAGACAgcatgagaggactcacactggtgagaaaccatatgaatgtcatctatgtggaaaagccttcagttCATGTTCTCATCTTAgagaacatgagagaactcacactggagagaaaccatatgaatgtcagATATGTGGAAAAGCTTTCACTCATTGTTCTTCCCTTAGACGACATGAGAGAATTCATAATGaagagaaaccatatgaatgtcatctatgtgggaaagcctacACTCATTTTTCTGGCCTTAGACGACATGAAAagattcatactggagagaaaccatatgcaTGTCAtcaatgtgggaaagccttcactcattATTCTACCCTTgtacaacatgagagaactcatactggagagaaaccctatgaatgtaatttatgtgggaaagccttcactcgtGGCTCTGGTCTTATACGACATGAGAGGACTCACAATGGAGAGAAAATATGA